A segment of the Parasphingopyxis algicola genome:
GCGCGACGCAGGTCAGCGGATCTTCGGCGATGGTCACCGGCAGGCCGGTTTCGCGCCGCAACACCTCGTCGATGCCTTCGAGCAGCGCGCCGCCGCCGGTGAGCACGATGCCCTGGTCGACGATATCGGCCGCGAGTTCCGGCTGCGTGTTTTCGAGGGCGATGCGCACGCCCTCGACGATCGTGCCGACCGGTTCCGAGAGCGCTTCGGCAAGCTGGCCCTGGTTGATCGAGATTTCCTTCGGCACGCCGTTCACCAGGTCGCGGCCCTTGATATGGATCGTCTGGCCCTTGCCGTCGGCGGGCATCAGCGCGACGCCGACTTCCTTCTTGATCCGCTCGGCCGTTGCTTCGCCGATCAGCAGGTTATGGTTGCGGCGGACATAGGAGGAGATCGCCTCGTCCATCTTGTCGCCGCCGGTGCGGACCGAGGTGGTGTAGGCCAGGCCGCGCAGCGAGAGCACGGCGACTTCCGTCGTGCCGCCGCCGATATCGACGACCATCGATCCGATCGGTTCGGTCACGGGCATGTCGGCGCCGATCGCGGCGGCCATCGGTTCCTCGATCAGGAACACCTGGCTCGCCCCGGCATTGGACGCGGCATCGCGGATCGCGCGGCGTTCCACCTTGGTCGAACCGGACGGCACGCAGATGACGATCTGCGGCCAGCGCGGGAAGCGGCGTGCCCCGTGCACCTTCTGGATGAAATGCTTGATCATCTGTTCCGCGACATCGATGTCTGCGATCACGCCATCCCTCAATGGCCGGATCGCCTCGATCGCGTCGGGCGTCTTGCCCATCATCACCTTCGCGTCCTCGCCGACGGCGCGCACACGCTGGATGCCGTTTTCGGTTTCGATGGCGACCACCGACGGTTCATTGAGGACGACGCCGCGGCCGCGGACATAGACGACCGTGTTGGCCGTACCCAGATCGATCGCCATGTCGTGGGACATGATCTTGAAAAAACGTTGGAACCACATGGTTGGAATAGTCTCGTGCAAAGGGTTTAAGGCTTCGGGAATCAGCGCTTGACAGGCCTTGACACCCCCATAGCGCCAAACGGCGCTTTTGCACTAACAATTTGCGCGAATCGTTGTGGATCAACCGCTCGTGCGGTCGCGGGACATGCGGTAAAGACTTTCTATGCCAATTCGCCGCCTTCCCGAACATCTCGTCAACCGCATCGCCGCGGGCGAAGTCGTCGAACGGCCGGCGAGCGCGCTTAAGGAATTGGTAGAAAATGCCGTGGATGCGGGGGCCACGCGGATCGCCGTGCGACTCGCCTCGGGCGGTATCGACCGCGTCGAGGTGATCGACGATGGCTGCGGAATGAGCGCCGGGGAAATGGCGCTGGCGCTCGAGCGGCATGCCACATCCAAGCTTCCGGACGACGATATCGAAGGCGTCGAAACGCTCGGTTTTCGCGGCGAAGCGCTGCCCTCCATCGCCAGCGTCGCGCGCCTCATCGTGGAGAGCCGGGTGCGCGGGGAAGAGGGTTGGTCGCGGATCGTCGACAATGGCGAGCTGGTGGAGGAGGGCCCCGCGGCGCTGCCGCCCGGGACGCGCGTGGTCGTCGACTCGCTCTTCGCCAAGGTACCCGCACGGCGCAAATTTTTGCGCACGCCGCGGTCCGAATATGCGGCCGCGGCGGACGCGATCCGGCGGCTGGCGATGGCGCGGCCCGATATCGGCTTCACGCTCGAGCATGACGGGCGGCGCAACATTTCCGTCCAGCCCGGCGAGACGCGCGCGGAACGGGTCGCCGCGCTGACCGACCGGCAGCTGACCGAAAACAGCGTCGCGGTCGATTATGAGCGCGGCACGGCGAAGCTCGAAGGCGTGGCGAGCCTGCCGACCTTCAATCGCGGGGTCGCCGATCACCAATATCTCTTCGTCAACGGCCGCCCGGTAAAGGACCGGCTGCTCATAGGCGCGGTGCGCGGCGCCTATCAGGATCTGTTGGCGCGGGACCGGCATCCGGTGCTTGCCTTGTTTCTCACGGTCCCGCCCGGCGAGGTCGATGTGAACGTCCATCCCGCGAAGACCGAAGTGCGGTTTCGCGAGCCCGGCAATATCCGCGGCCTGATCGTCGGCGGGCTTCGCCATGCGCTCGACGAGGCCGGATTTCGCAGCGTTCAGCGGCCTTCGGCAGGGGCGCTCGGCAATTGGCAAACGGAGCCTGTCGGCGCGCAGCCCGGAGCGGCGCCCACAGCTTATCCACAGAGCTATCAACAGAATAACCAACAGCGCGCCGCCTTTTTCACGCCGCCGCCGGGTTCGGACCAGGCCAGCGTCTGGGATCAGGCGCCCGATTATCAGCCGGCGCCCGAAGGCCGAGCGGAAGCGGCAGAGGCACCGGTACCGGACGCTGCGGACCACCCGCTCGGTATCGCGCGCGGGCAAGTGGCCGAAACCTATATCGTCGCCGAAGCGGAAGACGGGCTTGTGATCGTCGACCAGCATGCCGCGCACGAACGGCTGGTGCTCGAACGGATGAACCGGGCGATGGCCGAGGGCGGCGTCGCGAGCCAGGGCCTGCTCGTTCCCGAAGTGGTGGAACTTGACGAAAGCGCTTGCGACGCGCTGGAGGAACGGATCGGCGAGCTGACCGAACTTGGCCTCGAACTCGAACGGTTCGGCCCCAAGGCCATGCTGGTCCGCGCGACGCCCGCCATGCTCGGCGCGGGCCACGTCAAAGGGCTGATCACCGACCTTGCCGACGAGATCGCCGCCTATGACCAGCATCTGAGCCTCAAGGAAAAGCTCGACCATGTCGCCGCGACCATGGCGTGCCACGGCTCGGTGCGGGCGGGACGGGTCCTCAACGTCGCCGAGATGAACGCACTGCTCCGCGAAATGGAGGTCACGCCGCATTCGGGCCAGTGCAATCACGGCCGTCCGACCTGGGTGAAGCTGGGCCATGGCGATATCGAGAAGCTGTTTGGGCGGAAGTGATGAAACCAGATATGTAAGAGAGCAAGATGGACAGAGATCAATATCTAGAAGAAGAATATGGCGACCCCGAGAAACGCAGGAAGGCTCTTGAAAAAGCATGGGGTCTCCGGGATTTTGAAATTGATCTCTACTGGAGGCGGGCTAGCTATTTTTGGACCATCATCGCTGCGATTTTTGCCGGGTATTTCCTGTCCGCATCCTCGAACAGAGAAGTTCTGGAAACATTTACGGTCGCCTGTCTGGGCTTTATCTTTTCCCTAGCGTGGTACTGCGCGAATAGAGCGGGAAGTTATTGGCAGCGCAATTGGGAGGCTCACGTCGATATTCTTGAGGACGATATAGTCGGTCCGCTATATAAAACCGTCCGAAAGCCGACTGAGTTTCGGCTTATTAATCTTACCGGTCCCTACGCTTTCTCGGTGACGCAAATCAATGTCAGCTTGTCGCTGACGGTAACGGCCATTTGGTGCGTATTCGTTTATCGCTCAGCCAGTGCGATAGACTGGGGCCGTGGAGCCGAGAGCTTTGCGCCATGGTTTGTTGCGGGCGTTTTGCTCGCAGCTACAATATGGATGATATTCGTTAACGGGCCATGGAAGGTGCGCGCAAAACATAACGCAGATCAGGACTTAGAATTTTCACGCCGTAGGACTGAAGTTACTGATCTAATCTATAACCCCAAAAATGATTGAAATCATCGCCGTCAGCCGCAAAGCCTTGCACGGCATCGCCAAGCCCAATGCAGAGACAATCCGCCTTGTCGCCGCTCATGGCGTCGAGGGCGATGTGCATTTTGGAGTCACGGTCCAGCATCGGTCGCGGGTGATGCAAAATCCGGATCAACCAAATCTGCGCCAGGTGCATTTGATCCATGCCGAACTGTTCGACGAATTGGCGGTGAGGGGATTTCGGGTCGCGCCCGGCGATATGGGCGAGAATATTACGACGCGCGGCGTGAATTTGCTCGCGCTGCCCGAAGGTACGGAACTGGTGATTGGGAATAAGGCGCGCCTCCAGATCACGGGGCTGCGCAATCCGTGCAAGCAGCTGAACGGGCACGCGCCGGGCCTGATGAATGCGGTGCTGGGCAAGGATGCGGACGGAAATTTGATCCGCAAGGCCGGGGTGATGGCGCTGGTGCTGGAAGGTGGCGAGGTGCGGGCTGGCGACGCGATTATGGTGCATCTGCCGGAGGGCGAACAGCGAGCGCTGGCGCCTGTTTAACGCACATCCGTCATTCCGGACTTGTTCCGGAATCCAGAGCCAAAAGCGATACCGCCTGCCGCCCTGGATTCCGGAACAAGTCCGGAATGACGTTGGTTTATCGGCTGCCGACGCCGTTCGCCGCACTCAGCACCGCCCTGACGCTCGCGGTTGCGACATCGCGGCTGATGCCGACGCCGAACGCGGTGTTGCCGTCGCCATCGGTGCATTCGAGATAGGCGGCGGCCTGGGCGTCCGAACCATGGCCGATGGCGTGTTCATTATAATTCACGACATCGAGCCGGATGTCCCATTCGTCGCGCAGTGCCGCGAGGACCGACGAGATCAGGCCGTTGCCGCGCCCGGACACCGAGCGTTCCTCGCCCCTATGGACGATGGTGCCGGTGAAGATGCGGTCCGCCCCGGCGCGGCTTTCTTCGTAATCCACCAGTTCGAACCGCTGCTCGCCGGCAAGACCATAGCGTTTCTGGAAGGCGTGCCAGATATCGTCGGCATCGAGTTCGCGGCTGGTGGCGTCCGCCAGTTCCTGCACGACAAGACTGAAATGCGCCTGCAGCCGCTTGGGCAGTTTCAGTCCCTGATCCTGCTGCAAAACCCAGGCGACGCCGCCCTTGCCGGATTGCGAATTCACGCGGATGACGGCTTCGTAGGACGTGCCGATATCGTTGGGATCGAGCGGCAGATAGGGGACTTCCCATTGCTCGTCATTGCGCGTTTCCTGTGCCGCGAAACCCTTTTTGATCGCGTCCTGATGCGACCCTGAAAAAGCGGTGAAAACGAGTTCGCCACCATAGGGATGGCGCGGATGAACCGGGATCTGGTTGCAATACTCCACGGTGTTCTTGATCTCCTCGATATCGGAAAAATCGAGGCCGGGATGCACGCCCTGCGTGTACATGTTGAGGCCTAGTGTCACGAGATCGACATTGCCCGTGCGCTCGCCATTGCCGAACAGGCAGCCTTCGACCCGGTCCGCGCCGGCGAGCAATCCAAGCTCGGTCGCCGCAGTTCCGGTACCTCGATCGTTGTGCGTGTGGAGCGAGATGACGATGCTGTCGCGGCGCGAGATATGCCGGCCGAAATATTCGATCTGGTCGGCATAGATATTGGGCGTCGCCGCCTCGACCGTCGCGGGCAGGTTGAGGATCAGCGGCTTTTCGGGCGTCGGATCGACAATCGCGATCACCGCGTCGCAAATGCGGATGCTCAGATCGATTTCGGCGGTGGAGAAGGTCTCGGGCGAATATTCGAAATGCCAGTCGGTCTCCGGATATTTGGCCGCCTGTTCGATCAGGATATCGGCGCCCTGTTTGGCGATATCGATCACGCCGTCCTCGTCCATCTGGAAGACGATCTTGCGCCAGGCGGGCGAGATCGCGTTGTAGAGATGGACGATCGCCTGTTTCGCGCCGGCCATGCTCGCGAAGGTCGTCTCGATCAGGTCGCGGCGGGACTGGGTCAGGCCCTGGATGACGACGTCGCCGGGAATCGCGTCGCTATCGACCAGGCCGCGGATGAAATCGAAATCGGTGGCGCCGGATGCCGGGAAGCCGACCTCGATCTCCTTGAGCCCGATCTTGACGAGCAGGTCGAAGAACCGCCGCTTCTTCTCCGCATCCATCGGGTCGATCAGCGCCTGATTGCCGTCGCGCAGATCGGTCGAGAGCCAGCGCGGCGGGGCGGTGATCGTCTGCGACGGCCATTGGCGGTCGGGCAGATCGATTTGCGGAAAGGGTCGGTACTTTTGCGACGGATCGCTCAACATGGGCATGAGACTGGCCTGTTTTTCTTCGGTTTTTGCGGGTTTTAGAAAGGAGCCCTTAGGCCGTGTGTGCTGACTGCAGCACGAAAGGCACGCCTAAGGGCGTGTAAGTCGAAGAATAAGCAGGGCGCGATGCGCTGTCATGGCGACGGGTTGTGACGGCAAACGGTTAACAAGTCCAGTGTTTCCCGTTCGGATTGTCTTAACGGATACTTCATCGCTGGGGGCGCATGGTTCCTCAAATTTCCAATCCAGCGGATATGACCATGTATCGCCTCACATATGTCAGCACCGTCCGGCCCGATATCGGCCAGGCGGACTTCGACGATATTCTTATCGAAGCGCGCGCGAGCAATTTCGCGAACCGGGTCACCGGTCTGCTGATTTGCGACGGCCGGTTTTTCTTCCAGTATCTCGAAGGGACGGAGGCCGCTGTTGAGGCGACGTTCGACCGCATAGGCCGGGATGCGCGTCATTTTGCCTTGGCGGTTCTCGCCCGCGGGCCGACTGGCGGGCGACGATTTCCTGGTTGGGATATGGCCTTTGAGAACGTGGAGGGCGGCGTTTCCTTTTCCGAAGCCGTTTTCGAATCCATAGCGAATTTCGGGTCCGATGCCGCGGCCGCGCTCATCGACTATATCCGGGCGGCCGACCGCGCGGCCTGATCCTGTCCGACCGAGAAGCAAAGCCATGCCGGGGGCAATCGAAACTATTGTAACGCGCCGGGATGGGCCGGCGAACCATCGGGGAGCCCGGCGGACGGAATATCCGACTGCCAAGGCCAAGAGAAGACCCGATGGAGGAAAGACATGAACAAACTGGTTCTGGCCCTGGCGGCCGCCGCCCTGAGCGCAGCAGCCTGCGCTCCGCAAACCGTAACCGAAGAAGCGTCCGCCGAAGACATTCTCGC
Coding sequences within it:
- a CDS encoding BLUF domain-containing protein, with amino-acid sequence MYRLTYVSTVRPDIGQADFDDILIEARASNFANRVTGLLICDGRFFFQYLEGTEAAVEATFDRIGRDARHFALAVLARGPTGGRRFPGWDMAFENVEGGVSFSEAVFESIANFGSDAAAALIDYIRAADRAA
- the mutL gene encoding DNA mismatch repair endonuclease MutL, whose protein sequence is MPIRRLPEHLVNRIAAGEVVERPASALKELVENAVDAGATRIAVRLASGGIDRVEVIDDGCGMSAGEMALALERHATSKLPDDDIEGVETLGFRGEALPSIASVARLIVESRVRGEEGWSRIVDNGELVEEGPAALPPGTRVVVDSLFAKVPARRKFLRTPRSEYAAAADAIRRLAMARPDIGFTLEHDGRRNISVQPGETRAERVAALTDRQLTENSVAVDYERGTAKLEGVASLPTFNRGVADHQYLFVNGRPVKDRLLIGAVRGAYQDLLARDRHPVLALFLTVPPGEVDVNVHPAKTEVRFREPGNIRGLIVGGLRHALDEAGFRSVQRPSAGALGNWQTEPVGAQPGAAPTAYPQSYQQNNQQRAAFFTPPPGSDQASVWDQAPDYQPAPEGRAEAAEAPVPDAADHPLGIARGQVAETYIVAEAEDGLVIVDQHAAHERLVLERMNRAMAEGGVASQGLLVPEVVELDESACDALEERIGELTELGLELERFGPKAMLVRATPAMLGAGHVKGLITDLADEIAAYDQHLSLKEKLDHVAATMACHGSVRAGRVLNVAEMNALLREMEVTPHSGQCNHGRPTWVKLGHGDIEKLFGRK
- a CDS encoding MOSC domain-containing protein, with product MIEIIAVSRKALHGIAKPNAETIRLVAAHGVEGDVHFGVTVQHRSRVMQNPDQPNLRQVHLIHAELFDELAVRGFRVAPGDMGENITTRGVNLLALPEGTELVIGNKARLQITGLRNPCKQLNGHAPGLMNAVLGKDADGNLIRKAGVMALVLEGGEVRAGDAIMVHLPEGEQRALAPV
- a CDS encoding rod shape-determining protein, translating into MWFQRFFKIMSHDMAIDLGTANTVVYVRGRGVVLNEPSVVAIETENGIQRVRAVGEDAKVMMGKTPDAIEAIRPLRDGVIADIDVAEQMIKHFIQKVHGARRFPRWPQIVICVPSGSTKVERRAIRDAASNAGASQVFLIEEPMAAAIGADMPVTEPIGSMVVDIGGGTTEVAVLSLRGLAYTTSVRTGGDKMDEAISSYVRRNHNLLIGEATAERIKKEVGVALMPADGKGQTIHIKGRDLVNGVPKEISINQGQLAEALSEPVGTIVEGVRIALENTQPELAADIVDQGIVLTGGGALLEGIDEVLRRETGLPVTIAEDPLTCVALGTGRALEEEIFRGVLSTG
- the leuA gene encoding 2-isopropylmalate synthase; protein product: MLSDPSQKYRPFPQIDLPDRQWPSQTITAPPRWLSTDLRDGNQALIDPMDAEKKRRFFDLLVKIGLKEIEVGFPASGATDFDFIRGLVDSDAIPGDVVIQGLTQSRRDLIETTFASMAGAKQAIVHLYNAISPAWRKIVFQMDEDGVIDIAKQGADILIEQAAKYPETDWHFEYSPETFSTAEIDLSIRICDAVIAIVDPTPEKPLILNLPATVEAATPNIYADQIEYFGRHISRRDSIVISLHTHNDRGTGTAATELGLLAGADRVEGCLFGNGERTGNVDLVTLGLNMYTQGVHPGLDFSDIEEIKNTVEYCNQIPVHPRHPYGGELVFTAFSGSHQDAIKKGFAAQETRNDEQWEVPYLPLDPNDIGTSYEAVIRVNSQSGKGGVAWVLQQDQGLKLPKRLQAHFSLVVQELADATSRELDADDIWHAFQKRYGLAGEQRFELVDYEESRAGADRIFTGTIVHRGEERSVSGRGNGLISSVLAALRDEWDIRLDVVNYNEHAIGHGSDAQAAAYLECTDGDGNTAFGVGISRDVATASVRAVLSAANGVGSR